The Streptomyces hundungensis genome contains the following window.
CTTGGGCGAGGCGCGGTTGATCTCGTCGCCGATCACGATCTGGGCGAAGATCGCGCCGGGCTTGAACTCGAAGTCCCGCCGCTGCTGGTCGTAGATCGACACCCCGGTGATGTCCGAGGGCAGCAGGTCGGGCGTGAACTGGATGCGCCGGACCGAGCAGTCGATGGATCTGGCCAGGGTCTTGGCCAGCATGGTCTTGCCCACGCCGGGCACGTCCTCGATCAGGAGGTGCCCTTCGGCGAGCAGTACGGTCAGCGAAAGCCGTACGACCTCGGGCTTGCCCTCGATCACACGCTCCACCGACCCGCGGACACGCTCCGCCGTGGCGGTCAGATCGCTGAGGCTCGCTCGATCGTCATAGGTCGTCACCCGGCCCTCCTCGGCCCTTGCATACGGGCCGACGCACTGCGCACGGCACGGCCCACCCCGAAGTACGGACAGCGCGGCCGAACGGTTCGGCCCTCTGTCACATCCGCATTCTTGTTGCCGTTGCCGCGTCGTGTCACTCGCCTGTGGACAACTGGGGGGTCTTCATGGTGAGTTGTCCCCCTATTTCCGTTCCTGAGCTCTCAGCCGGCCTGAGCGGTCAGGCCACCGGGTCGATCTCGCGCAGCAGACCCGTCGTCACATCGAAGACGAAGCCGCGGACGTCGTCGACGTGCGGCAGGAACGGCGAGGTCCGCACCCGCTGCATCGACTGGCGTACGTCCTGGTCGGCGTCGCGGAACGACTCGACGGCCCACGCCGGGCGCTGGCCCACCTCCTGCTCCAGCGCGTGCCGGAAGTCCTCGGTCAGGGTCTCCATGCCGCAGCCCGTGTGGTGCACCAGCATGACGCTGGTGGTGCCGAGCGCGCGCTGGCTGATGGTGAGGGAGCGGATCACGTCGTCGGTGACCACGCCGCCCGCGTTGCGGATGGTGTGGCAGTCGCCGAGTTCGAGGCCGAGCGCGGCGTGCAGGTCGAGGCGCGCGTCCATGCAGGCCACGACGGCGACGTGCAGGACGGGGCGGGCGTCCATGCCGGGGTCGGTGAAGGCGGCGGCGTACTGGCGGTTCGCCTCGACCAGCCGGTCCGTCACCGT
Protein-coding sequences here:
- a CDS encoding beta-class carbonic anhydrase; translated protein: MSTPAHIPAEPPARRPRLTVRSGGTVTDRLVEANRQYAAAFTDPGMDARPVLHVAVVACMDARLDLHAALGLELGDCHTIRNAGGVVTDDVIRSLTISQRALGTTSVMLVHHTGCGMETLTEDFRHALEQEVGQRPAWAVESFRDADQDVRQSMQRVRTSPFLPHVDDVRGFVFDVTTGLLREIDPVA